The region CAGTGATGGATGTAGATATAGAAGCTCTAAAAAAACGGTTTAACATTATTGGAAATGCGCCTAGGTTGATACACGCTTTAAGAACAGCTGCACAGGTCGCTTCTACAGATGTTTCTGTACTTATCTTAGGAGAAAGTGGTACAGGTAAGGAAGTATTTTCTAAAATTATTCACCAACTTAGTCCAAGAAAAAACTATCCCTTTATTGCTGTTAACTGTGGGGCTATTCCCGAAGGAACAATTGATTCCGAACTTTTTGGGCATGAGAAAGGTGCATTTACAGGTGCCGTAGAGGCTCGTAAAGGTTATTTTGAAACTGCTAACGGAGGCACTATTTTCTTAGATGAAATTGGCGAAATGCCCCTCATGACCCAAGCAAGACTGCTTAGAGTATTAGAAAACGGAGAATTTATACGAGTAGGTAGTAGTAAGATACAAAAAACCAATGTACGTATTGTAGCTGCTACAAATGTTGTCCTTACACAAGCCATTGAAAAAAAACAATTCAGAGAAGACTTGTATTATCGGCTAAATACTGTACCTTTATACATTCCCCCCTTGCGAGAACGGGGCGAGGATATCATTGAACTGTTTAGATACTTTGCTTACGAATTTGCCTTAAAGCATAATCGCGTAAGTGCGCTGCGGTTAGAAGAAGATGCTAAACCCATTTTACTTAAACACCCCTGGAAGGGAAATGTGCGTGAGCTTAGAAACGTCGTTGAGCAGATGACCATTCTTGTTCCTGAAAATTATGTTTCGGCTGAAATTTTATCGCAATACCTTTCTGCAAATACTGTAAAAAGTACCTCTGTATCAGGCTTGCCTACGCTTACAGCAGAAAGTTTTAGTAATAAAGACTTTCTCACTGAACGTGAAATCCTCTACAAGGTTTTATTTGACCTTAAAAAAGATGTTAATGAGCTTAAAAAAGTAGTAGCACAACTACTGCAAAACAAACC is a window of Bacteroidia bacterium DNA encoding:
- a CDS encoding sigma 54-interacting transcriptional regulator, yielding MDVDIEALKKRFNIIGNAPRLIHALRTAAQVASTDVSVLILGESGTGKEVFSKIIHQLSPRKNYPFIAVNCGAIPEGTIDSELFGHEKGAFTGAVEARKGYFETANGGTIFLDEIGEMPLMTQARLLRVLENGEFIRVGSSKIQKTNVRIVAATNVVLTQAIEKKQFREDLYYRLNTVPLYIPPLRERGEDIIELFRYFAYEFALKHNRVSALRLEEDAKPILLKHPWKGNVRELRNVVEQMTILVPENYVSAEILSQYLSANTVKSTSVSGLPTLTAESFSNKDFLTEREILYKVLFDLKKDVNELKKVVAQLLQNKPDIAKTPYPKLLLDTDNFAHLTEEGEFHDASIVEAEAQPAQEETLSLEQQEIATIIAALKKHHRNRRKAAKELGISERTLYRKIKQYNLDERQR